Within the Musa acuminata AAA Group cultivar baxijiao chromosome BXJ2-9, Cavendish_Baxijiao_AAA, whole genome shotgun sequence genome, the region ATGTGATCTCATTAGAAGGCAAAAAGCTACGATTTTAAAAGCAAGATGGGGGGATGCAATGGCAAAAGACGCGATGGATGGGAGGGTAAAACGCAAAAGTGATCTCATTAGAAGATGAAAAGATAAGGTTTTGAAGGCGGTGGATGGGAGGGAGAAGACTTGTTGGAAGATGTGAGATAtctctcctctctctttctctttcacgGTATACCTTTTCTCACGCCCAAGACGCGATCTGTGATGGACACAATAAATAGCACTCTTCTTCTAATTCCGTTGCATCAAGATGCCAATTGACTCATCTATTTCTAGATTTGGGTCAGAAATCATCCTCTCGAATGGGATTAAGCTCAAATTATGAGTCAACTTAGGCATAGCAGTCAAAGAATTAAATCTTGTAATATATATTTCAAGTAGGCTATGTGATTTCAATTTGATgtggtatttttatttttatttctatgatcatatttattaattataatatatagcttttatattttaatattttgaaacGCCTTGCTTCACTTGGGCCAATGCCTAGTGCCTCAAGCTTTTTGAGACCTTGGTGTCTTTTgacgcctagtgctttttaaaatACTGGTTTGTAGAATGTTGCAAATGGAAGAACTCTTAAGCTCTTAAGTGTAGCATTAGGGGAAGGATCTGGAAGCACCTTTTGCATTTTAGTATCATCACACTTTGCAATTCAATGCCCCTGCCTGGGGCTAATACGAATGGTAATAATGGTCTATGAATATAAACAATAGTCGGAAACAATGATGTCAAGAGATTTGTGACATGACATAGAGGAATGGATATATGACGCTATTACAGATTCGAATCTATTTCCATATATAGATGGAGAGATTTTGAAGTGGTTTTCAATGGTGGTGAGGTTGGATGAAGGGGTAATTGGGAGTTCATTCTTGAAGGTTCATATCTAATTGACTTGTATGTCCTATGAGTAGACAGTTGGATTGGTTGTTCAACTGATTGAAGTGAAGTTGACCGAGCTTCTAGTTATATTTTCGCAGCAAAAGCTTGGTTCAATTTGATTAGCAGACCCAAGCTTTCTCAAGATGTGTTGGGTTTCGATGATTGAGGTTGACCTAACTGATGTTGCAACCTTTAAGTTTGCCaccctctcctttttttttccttctcctttTTGTAGTTAAGTTTGTAGTATTTCCTACTCCCCTCCTGTTGTTTCCTTCCCTTGCTCATACTTGCATTATTTTATTTTGACTACTACTCTTTTTCTTCTTATCCCTATCCTTTTTACTTGTGTAGTGCCTCCTTTATATTGAAATTTTCTCGAAAGATACCTTGTTAGTCTCCATCTCCTTTGCTTAATTTTTTAGAGGTCCACTACATCACACTTACCCATTATTGTCTGGAGCAAAATAAAAACCTttgttttattaaataataaaacaaTAATTATGTCAAGaagataatttatgaaaaattaacACTAGGGATTAGTGAGGTCGATGACTAGTGCAAGTACTCTGACCTGCAAAAAATTTTTGGCTCTGGGATTAATCTCATGCTGTCTTGCCCTTTCATGGTGGACCCTAAAAGAAACTCTGAAGGTATTGTAATGACTAAATGCAGCCTCGTTAGGGAATAAATTGTAGAACACTACTAAAAGTTGTGAAGCATCAACAGAGCATTTTTGAAGAATTTATTGAGGTATTGAGTATTGGCTCTTTATAGGGTATTGAGTCTCCCTACTCTTCGATCATTATGAGACTAAATGCAGCCTCGTTAGGGATTAAATTGTAGAACACTACTAAAAGTTGTGAAGCATCAACAGAAGATTTTTGAAGAATTTATGTTCAATTGTCAGCTTAACATAAGCATATTAATTGGTCCAAAAATTCTAGTCTAAGGAAATTTTTGCCATGTTCTATTTGTTCCATATTCAAAGTGGTTATTTTCAGTTTATTGTGCTTAAGTTTAATTGACCTGTCAACCTACATTTCCATCATGGATTAGTAGAGGACTGAGAAATGATTTCTGATGTTGTTTAAATCATGATTAGAAAGGAAAAATTAAGGTCTTGTTCTTTAGTGGGCATAATCTGTATCTTTTAATTGATTCACGAATTAATTTTCTTTCAATAATTTAGCATGTGACATAGGTAGGTAGTCAATGGATGGATGATAACTATATTAAGTTGTTTCTTGCAGGGATCAGTTAGTGACTTATTAAAAGCTGAAGACCGGATTAGTGCTCTGGAAGaagaggtctctctctctctctctctctctctctctctctctctcttatttttcCTTCATTCAACTGTATATGAATATATCTGCATGATGTATGCCTGTGTGGTAGGTGGGAATGAGTCTGTTGTTACATGGAGCATGCTTCTCAGTTTGTTGTGCTTGTACTCCAATATCTTTGAATTCGACTCTTGAGTGCTGTCTTTGAGCTATCTATTCTTTTGATACATGAACTTGAATTGTTTGCAGGTTCAACTTTTATTGGAGCAGTCAATGAAGAATGAGAATAACATCCAGACTTTAGAGTCATCAGCAGATGATGCAAGCCAAAAAATGGAGGTCACAGATTATGAGATCAAAAAGGTCATTTTTTTTAGTCATGTGTGCTTGTTTTTAGCATTATATTTCAGTCAAAAAGAATGCTGATGTGAAAATTATGCTGTAAGAATAAAATGCATCACTGTTGTCACTGGTTTTATTGgttgcttcaattttttttttttttcgaattacAGGATAGCTATATCTTGTGGATTTCAAAATATTGCAGAACGAACATTTCTGAACATATTGGCCTGTCCTAGACAATGCAGAACAAACTTTTGAAATTGTGGAATTAGCTACTGGGACATCCTGGTCTTTGGACTGTTAAATTATATGAGGACTCAAGGTCATGCTGCTGGGTTGGAAATACATGTCAATGCTGGTATGGTATGGCATGCAGTATGTACCTTAATAATGGTCTTTGGGCTATGTAGAATTTTCCACCAGAGACAGTTAAAACCATCTTGAAACCAGGGATAAAAGTTAAACTAACTTCAAACAAGTAGGTGGGagtttagattcaaaaatcttttTCATCAGAAAGGGTCAATCAAGGGCAAAGAAGTTAAAAGCCCATTTGAAATTTGGATACATCTGCCACCTTGACAAATCATGATAAACAATTAGCATACTGAATACCAATTGTTCTTCTATATAATAGCCCAACTACATAGTTAAATGATAGGGTGATACATTTAGTTTATTGATGTACAGGAATAAAGTGTATAATTTTGATACACAATCTCGCATTTGTTATCCTTTTGTTTAAAAGAGAGCGTAACCTTTCATTTGGAAGCAGTTGTATATGTTTGACCTAGACCTCAAGATGCTTGTAGGACATTCAAATAAAAAGTAAAGTGAATTCATATTAGTTTTGGTTAGCCTTCTATCAAAGAGAAGTTATAAAATTCCACATCTTTACTTTTAGCTAATCAAATTGTTTTCCTATGATATTAGCTTAATAAACAACATAAATATCTTTTAACATCACCTATGTGATATTTCTGAAATAAGATGAGACATAGCATGCAGTTGAGTAAAATTATTCCTGCAGGAGCTTTCAAGATGCAATTTAGTTTTTAACTCTTTTATTATCTTTATGAAAATTAATTCTTATTTTCTAAACTCCATTTTGATGAAGTTAAAACCatttttatatgaaataaattattAGACTTTGGTACTTTTATGACCAGATGGACAGTATTGTTACAGAACAATGGATTCAAATACGGCAATTAGAGCAGGCATTTCAATTAACAAAGGTACATTGTTACTGCAGTATATGTGGTTTTACATTGGACATACTTGCTGAATACTTCCAGTTATTAACTATAAGCTTATCTATTTCCTATGTTGTTACCTAGATGATGACATCAAAGGTTCTTAGAAGAAGTCTACAAAAAGATATGAACAGAAGTAGAAGGCCTAGCAAGTTTGCCATGAGCAAGGTACTTGAATACTGGACTTTCATTTCTGCTGATAGTCTAAATAATGCAACTAGAGATGGTCCTTTGGTTTCAAATATTACATTATTTTGGACAAACTTTTGTGTCTAATTAATTTGGTTCTAACTAAACTATGAAATATTAAAAAGTATAAGTCCGGAAAACATGTATATGGTATACCATGTTTCAGTGTCGTGAATCACATCATCATCATTGGAATaggataatataaaattatagaaGTTTGTTGAAAGATCTCAAATTTGTTGCACTTTGTTGAAATTAAGTTACATACAGTAGTAGAATCAAGGATTTTTCAATTGAACTTTGAACAACAAGGAATATGTTTTGGTGCTTCACATAATTTAATAAACTATGTGAAGTTTATTTGAGCCTTTTATTCTGTCGTGCTGATTGCAGTTGCAGGCTAGATTTTTTTCTGCTTATAAAATGGTTTAATACATTATATTGCAAATTTTTGGAAGTAGTAGAAGGCAAGAATAGGTGCTACTGGAAGATCAAATTGTTTTGTTTTGACATCTTCCTAGTTGATGCTGATAGCAGACTTTGGATCGGTTGTTCCTGATTAGTCCAATGTCATGCTAGGTTGTGCGATTCATCAGGGGCATTTGTCGATTTCATCTCGCAGAAGTTAATCTACCTGATTCATTCTTTCTGAGGGCTTCTTTTTCAAAATCTTCTATATCTCAAGCATACAATCAGCTCAAACTCTTGATGTCAGTTGCTCAAGAATTTCACTATGAGGTGCTAGTCTTTCACATTATTCTCTTATTGATTGTCAGATATAGTTTCTTATCTGTGTGAATTGCTTTTACCATACTAATATCTGGATATTTCTGCATCTGTAAATATAACCAATGATATCAGGATAGGATATCCTATAATGATAAGGCTTTGTTTGATAAGTATTTGTGATGCAAATTCTTTTGTTTCTGgaatttcttataattttttgttcTCACTATTACAGTAGTGTTGATCTCATGCATGAAGCTCTTTTAGCATATCAGTGAATAACTTTTTTACATAATCAGCTGCAAGCATTACTATATACAATGGCTTCCTTGCATGTCAGGATTTGTTTTGTGCTTTTGCACCTGCTAGATACTGTCATATACCAGAAGTTTCAGACTACTTGAGTTATACGGATATAGCATCCAACTTCTGGAGATATGAAAAAAAGTGGTTACAAGCTTTCAGCCTTTTGTTTATGCTTCTTATAAGTAAAACATTGTATGCTGTGTATTTCTCTTTTCCTCTCCTCTGTATATTCTCTTCAACCTTAAATGCTTCCTGAGGCCTTTTTTTTTGGGGTTCTGCTTGATGGAGTCATCTTTATGATTGATAAGAAATATAACAAAACTCTACTTAGGCTTTCCAAGTAGGAAATCAGCATCCGTAAGAATTTCCCGTGTGGCAATACTAGCTACGTCTAACATTATTCCTTGTGCAATTTTTCCAACATGTTTATATTGCAACCTAGACTAAACTTCCTTCGTAGTGTCCACTGAACTATGCTCATGTAAGTATGCTTCAAATGACTAGTCAATTCATACTGCACACATATCCTTCATCCCTCAGATATCTTGCTGGTTGCAGTCCTTTCCCTCCTTGTCAATATGTTAACTAGCTGCCTCATGCTCCTTAATGTTGAAAGTCTGGAGTGAGAATACCTTTACACTGGAACCAATGCTACCAAACTATAATATTCTCGGTGACCAATCTAAGGGACTTTGGTTGATAAGTTCAAGGTAAGGTTAGTTCTGTTCATAATGGTCAATTCTTTTGGCTGATGAAACTTCAATTAGTTAACATGATGCTGGATTCTTTCCCTGTTAGATGCATTACTAATCATCGTCTTTGAAGTTTAAACTTGACCTGATAAATGTCAGTTCATTTCTTTCAGCTACAAGGTTTTATTAAACATGAGATGCAAATGCATGAGCTCACTGCAGGTCTTGCCAACAATTTGGTCATCTTTATTCTGGTAAGTCACCTCAACTTTTTGTTGCCAACCAGTATCAAATCCTTTGCATCTTCCTTTTGTACTTGCTAGAAGTTCATATCTAACCATGCTGTGGTGATCCAGGCTTCAACTTTGATGATTGCACCCGTAATTTTTGCTTGGAATGTCTCTTCATCATGCTTCAGCTTATTGAAAAGATGACACTTGTCGATTTAGCAAGCAGAGATGAAGGTCCACCTTTTGTAAAACTAGTATATAGTTGTGTATGTATTTCCCTTAGTGAGCAAGTTGGTTTTTGTGTTGCATAAAATGCCTTTATGTGAGTAGGCATCGTTCTTAGCTGTACATGGGGTTGAATCTTGGATTAAATTCTCAATTTCGAACATTTTATTCACTCACATTACGTGTTTATGCAGCTGATGACATACAAACCCATTGGATTGTGTACATGCAGCAATCTTTGTTGGCTAATTAGATGCAAAAATTTAATCAAAATCTCTCATTGACTGAGAGGATCTATAAGCTCTCAATTATGTCGTCATGTATCAACACATTCGTATCTCTCAATCATGTCATGTATCAACACATTCGTATATTATAGTCGGGAGTAGAGAGTAGATAAGTAAATAAGAAAGTTCTTCCCATCAATATCATATCCTTTggaattctatcataattaatttttttttattaatcgataactataatcaaaatccaatcatattcataatatattttacctaattagataaacccacataatctaacatatgAATCCTTAACCAAAATAAATGGACATTCGCTTGCCAAAAGTTCTCATTTTTCTCCAATAATTCATCTATCAATCACTTAGATGACAAATGAATAGGAAATAACCAAACTCATACCTGAAAGAAACGAAAGACCATAAAAAAATATGAACTCTGGAGTTTATTGTATTTAGAAAGATACCAAATTCATGACATAATAATAACCTCACATAAATCTGCAAGTAGGATGTACAACGCAGTTTCAACAATGGGTTGCCGAACATATCTTGCAAGCCTACTAACTAAGATATCTCTGCTTGCTTGTTTTTCTGATCACCATATGCAACTACAATTATTTTGTGGAGTTGAGTTGTTGATGACCAACCCAGTAGACTACTTACTGGTCCCTGCTTATGTGCTGTTCTTCGTGTGCCGGTGGCAGAAGGATTTGAGCCTACCAAGACCTTCTTCGAGAGAAGAAGGGTCCATCGCAAATGTTACTCGGAGCCAATTTTTCATCCCCACTGTTACCCCTGCACCGAACCTCAAAGTCGTAAATCTTTTACTTACAGCAATACTAACAACAAGCACAAAACTTACACTGATAAGAATTAGCAAATAAAAAGAAACAAGCTACAGGAAGAGAGACTGGTTCGACATTTCATGCAGTAAACAACCAAAGATGATCAAAAGAAAGTGTTACACAAAATTTCATGTGTACCATAGAGAACTCAGTTATAGCCGGagtgttttttttaatttaatatgtataccatatgtcataattgtagattttttttaagaataGGTGCAATGATCAAACAAATCTTCAGTAAACGGAGATATAAATTTGTAATTACCATATCAATCATATGAGGTCAATGAAGAAATCTGAATTTGGACACGTAAATTGGGAGGCAGTGATGACCAAAACTACATGCAGTTGATCGATAAAAGGTCAATGGATAAATCTAAATTTGATGCTTATATTAAGaaaggcaataccgaatgataccgtccggacggtacataccgatccgatGACATATCGGTACGCGGATTGCCCGTTATCGGgcgaaacaaaaaataataatatatatatatatatatttttttttaaaaagacgATGTTTGACGATGTCGCCAAGGTACCtattttagatatatatatatatatatatatatatatatatatatatatatatatatatatatatatatatatataaacgagatgATATCGCCCCATAtgggggaaggaaaaggcgacatcaccttttaaataaaaaaatatatatataatctttatatatatatatatatatatatatatcaaggttcgtcgtaccgtatcgtaccgacgtttcgacccagactcggtaccgatacggtacggtataccgctcgggacacccaggtgtaccgagcgatacatccAGGGTACCGAAcattgtagcactgctatagtgctacagtgctcggtacgatACAGGGCGGCCCGCGTACCGtcgacctgtcggaccggtacataccacccgtatCGAGGTGACGTCGTCAAAGCGACGTCGCCTCGcctgagagaagagagaggcgacgtcgccccgcttgggggttatatatatacatatacatatatatatatatacatatacatatacatatacatatacatatacatatatatatatatatatatatatatatatatatatatatatatatatatatatatatatatatatatatatatatatatatatatatatatacaccgagtggtatatcgctcggtataccgtttcGTATCATACCGAACGAATgtcgaaatatcggtacggtacgatattgtgaATCTTGGCTTATATGGACTGTACTAATCATCAATCTAATATTGGGTTGGATATATAAAACATCGAGTGAAAACTTACTCGTAGCAAATGTTGCTCACCTGGCAGTATTATAACAGACTCCTCTTTGGCTAGCTTACTACAGAAATCAATATCATCATGGATGCCTTCCAAGTGAGACAAATTCAGCTTTGCCTGCATCACATACCATCGACTTAAGAACTTTGATACAAGTAAATTATTCTGAGATTTGGCTCTGATCCCTCTAACTTTCAAATCCCATCTTGCCTAGATCAACTCATCCATCAGAGCATCCCCCACTAAAATGTGGTGCCACGTAGATGGATCGCTGGATATTGGAACAGAAGTGCAATTAAAAACAGATGCTCAAAAGAAAATGGGTCTCACCATTACAAACATAGAACCCTCTGGTTTACGAGGGCATGTAATGCAATCAATCTCCTTTATTTTGTCATAACATATGTCTGCTGTTTTCCTCAGCAAATTAATGGTTTGCTCAAAGAAATCATTCTTGGTGTTCTCAAGGATTTGAGGAACAGCTCCCTGAAAGAGTAAATTGTTGGTTATACCAAACTAAACTGGAAAAATGTCCACCgaaacaaacaaaaacaaaaagagagaatCTATTCAATACACGATAACGAGAGATAAATGACTTCTTATATTCATAGGCAAAAGAATAAGTTCAAATAAACATGTTTTTTCTTGAATGTCTTCTTGGAaatttcaccaaaaaaaaaaacatgaagatCATTGTTTTCAAACAAAAACCATTAAAGAACATCAGTAAGAGCAAACTTAATGATCCACATTAAAGAACATTAGGAAAGAGTAATTAATGATTATAATAAAAAAGACTTTTTGAATACTTAACCAGGTCTTAGGACAACAGAATCAACTAACATAACAATGTAATAGTGATGACCATTAATAggaaatataaagaaaaaaagcaaACTTTATCCATCTGGAGGAATTTTAAGATACCATTTCTAGAGAAATAATGAGGTGAATTTTGGAGAACAAAGAGGTCCTTCACACAAATACAAGTGTCAAAGATAAGAATAATTCTTCACATACAAGTGGCTACATTGTATTGTCCTGAAATTAACAAAGCGGTGGAAATCCATTTTGTTCTTTTGGATAAAAAAGAGGTCCCTGGCCGAACCCATACAAACCAATCAATATCGGTGTACCAATAAACGGTACACCAGTATGTACTAAAGAttcaaagaaaaggagaaaggaggaggaaggaggaaggagaaggaagaagaggaggcgatgAAGGAAGAGGACGAAACACAAGGAATAAAGAAGAGGAGACAGTGAAGAAagaggaagatggagaggaggcagtggaggagGGAAGAAAATACCCGATCGGCAACAATGGTGggcgacaatatatatatatatacatatatatatatgtatatatatacatacacatatacatatatacatatacatatacatatatatatatatacatatatatatatatacatacatatatacatacatacatatatatatatatatatatatatatatatatatatatatatatatatatgtcgccccaaaaaaaaaaaaaaaaaaaaaaaaaaaaaaaatatatatatatatatatatatatatatatatatatatatatatatatatatatatatatatatatatatatatatctgaagaAGTGAATATTATAACAAAAATCATGACACGATGCAAGTATACTGATTGAATATAGCACGACAAACAATCATTTAAGGTTGTCATAAAATCAAGGAGAACCTATAAATGTCATAAAGATGAGTAAATTCATGTAGAGCAGCAAAAGCAGATTTGGTTATATAACAAAGATAAACAATATGGTCCAAAACTGTATAGTGATATTAAATGGTGCTTAACGGTAAAACAGTTGCTGGCATCGAACCCAAATCTTTAGGATAATTGCTATTCCATTTGCTTTGACAGCTATTGGTAATTTTATGGTCAGAAGAAAACTCAGAGGGCAGAGAAGAAGGGGTTGGTGTGGGAAAGGAGGCCATTGAAGCAATGAGGTTTAGGTTTGCTAATAACTTTCAAGCCATTGTATTTTCAGCAAAGGATCCCAAATTTCCTGACCTTCAGCAATTTTGCCATCCAGTGGCCATAAACAATAACAAAGTGAACAACCAATGCATTGCCACTAATTTTACCTGCTTATTACATGGCTAACAACCTTTTTGGCTTCTCTGAATTTGTAGAGATGTCCTACAGCAT harbors:
- the LOC135623794 gene encoding uncharacterized protein LOC135623794, producing the protein MASLTLDNALLSLVGLLLPLRLLPLGHRLLLRGRGRWRGLGRSGSARSIVLLASSAVLLTAILGISDTSPSGSGALISEMEDLRLKTARLESILEESMETINSKEVHLEEKYKLIGEMEEKIQLLQNALHEIKGSVSDLLKAEDRISALEEEVQLLLEQSMKNENNIQTLESSADDASQKMEVTDYEIKKMDSIVTEQWIQIRQLEQAFQLTKMMTSKVLRRSLQKDMNRSRRPSKFAMSKVVRFIRGICRFHLAEVNLPDSFFLRASFSKSSISQAYNQLKLLMSVAQEFHYELQGFIKHEMQMHELTAGLANNLVIFILASTLMIAPVIFAWNVSSSCFSLLKR